The stretch of DNA GAGGACGGCGAGTACCCGTCGCGCCCAGAGATAGTGGTCCGGGTGCTTCCAGTAGAGCCATACGAGGAAGAGCAGCGTGACGGGGAAGTGGACGGTCGCGTAATAGGTGTTGGCCACGTGCACGAGGTCGGTGCTGTGCATCAGGAGCCCCTGTATGGAGCCCTCACCCGGCAGGTCGAGCAGCCGCTCCAGGTTCCATACGTGGTGGGCGTTGTGAAAAGCCTCACCGATGTGGCCGTCAGCGAGCCTGCGGCCGAGTTTGTAGATCAGAAAGAGCCCCGCGACCAGCAGGAACTCTCGGATGAGGGGCGGCCGGGCGGAGGTGTCCTGCTCCCTGTGGGTGGACTCGGTTCGGGCGGCTCTCATGCCCCGGCCTTCTCTGCGTGACGGGTGTGATGGTGCGGAACGTGGGGCATGGACCGGCCCACACCTCATCGGTACGCCAGTGTACCGATACGAAATCGTACCGGTACAGCCGCGTATCGGTACAGCCACGTATCGATACACTGGCGTATCGGTACACTGGCGTACCGATGAGGTCGCACGACCGGATCACGGACCGATCCGCCGGACCGAGGAGAGAGTCCATGCCGCAGAGGGAATCGCCCGAGGACACCAGTGGGTCCGACGAGGCCCCGTCGCCCTGTTCCGCGGCCCTCGCCTCGCGCCGGTCGAAGATCACACCCGAACGTGAGCAGGAGTTCTACGACGCCGTACTGGAACGCGTCAGGGAGAGCGGCTACGAGTCGCTGACCATGGAGGGCATCGCCCTCCAGACGCGGTGCAGCAAGTCCACCCTCTACCGGCAGTGGAAGAACAAGACGCAGTTCGTCGCGGCCGCGCTGCGGGCGAAGAGCCGGGTACGGTTCATCGGCATCGACACCGGCACCCTCGCGGGTGACCTGCTCGCCGCGGGCCGCGCGGCCGGCGAGCGCTCCGGCGCCGACACCCTGCTGGTGCACGCGCTCACCCATGCGGCGCTGCACGACGAGGAGCTGAAGCGGGTGCTGCTCGAAACGCTGGTGGAACCTGAGATCGCCGCCATCGACGCGATGCTGCGGCGGGGCGCGGAGCGCGGGGAGATCCCCGCCGACCATCCGGCCGCGCCGTTCGTCGCCGCTCAGATCCTCGGTGTGCTGCGGGTGCGGCCCGTACTGGAGGGGCGTTACGCGGACGGTGCCTACCTCACCCGCTTTGTCGAGACCTCCGTGCTGCCCGCACTCGGTCTCGTACCACCGGCCTCATGAGTCCCGTATGACCCAAGCCGTAGGAACGTACGGGCGCGTGGCCGTGCAAACTGCGTAGCCGTACGGCCGGCTGTGTGGCCATAGCCCTACGGGCCGTATCAGAACGGGCCCTCAAATCGGGGCCGTCGTACCGGCGGATGATGGACGACGGCCCGTGGCGCCGCACCGTGGGGACGGGGGCGGCGCACACCGGGCCGGGCCGGTTCCTCCTTGAGCGGAGAGGAACCGGCCCGGCCGGACGGTGCACAGACGGACAACACCTCAGGGGGCGGGCCGGAACCGGACCGACTCCCCGGACCCGCCCGAGCCTGACGAGGTACCGGGATCCATGGTGATCTTTCCCTTCTTGATGCCCTTGGCGATCGTGTCGAGCGTGGTGACGGACGGCGCCTTCTCGCTCACGTCGAGACCGAACCTGACCAGTACGAGACGGTCGGGCTTGGCGGGGGAGGGGAAGGCCAGCGACTCCACATAGCCGTCGTCGCCCTTGCTGGTGACGACCTTCCAGCGGACCATGTAGCCCTTCTGGCCGGCCACCGTGACGGACTTGGCGGCGAGCTGACGGTGCGAGGTCACCGAGCCGTAGGTCGTCCCGCCGTACGAGTCCTTCGC from Streptomyces tsukubensis encodes:
- a CDS encoding TetR/AcrR family transcriptional regulator; protein product: MPQRESPEDTSGSDEAPSPCSAALASRRSKITPEREQEFYDAVLERVRESGYESLTMEGIALQTRCSKSTLYRQWKNKTQFVAAALRAKSRVRFIGIDTGTLAGDLLAAGRAAGERSGADTLLVHALTHAALHDEELKRVLLETLVEPEIAAIDAMLRRGAERGEIPADHPAAPFVAAQILGVLRVRPVLEGRYADGAYLTRFVETSVLPALGLVPPAS